The Geothrix sp. DNA segment AGCATCTGGCCACTGGCGAGCTTGGCCGACAGCGCGTTGCGCAGGGCGGCGCGCCGGGCCTTCTTGGGGAAGGCATAGTCGTAGGAGCGGGGGTGCGGACCGTGGGTGGTGCCGCCGCCCTTCCACAGCGGGCTGCGGATGGAGCCCACTCGGGCGCGGCCGGTGCCCTTCTGCTTCCAGAGCTTCTTGCCGGAGCCGCTGACTTCCCACTTGTCCTTGGTCTTGGCGGTGCCGGAGCGCCGCTTGGCCAGGAAGTGGCGGACCGCCTCCCAGATCAGGTGCTGGTTCAGGTCTTCGAGCTTGAACACTTCGGGCAGCAGATCAACGGTGCCCGCGGGCTTGTTCTCGAGGTTGACGACGGGGTGCTGGAACGCTGCCATCCTAGGCCTCCTGCTTGATGACGATGTACCCACCCTTGGGGCCGGGGACGGCACCCTTGATGAGCAGCAGGTTGTTCTCGACGTCCACCTTGGCGATCTCCAGGTTGCGCACGGTCACCTGGGCATCGCCCATGTGGCCGGCCATCTTCATGCCGGGGAAGACGCGGCTGGGGTAGCTGGACTGGCCGATGGAGCCAGGCGCGCGGTGGAACATGGAGCCGTGGGTCGCGCGGCCGCCGGCAAAGTGGTGCCGCTTGATGACGCCGGCGAAGCCCTTGCCCTTGCTGATGCCGGTGACGTTCACCTTGGTCTTCGCCTCGAAGGCGCTGGCCAGGACGCTGTCGCCGGGCTTGGAGGCGTCAGCCGCGTCCACCTTGATCTCGCGGAGGACGCGGACCGGGGCGACGCCCTGCTTCTCGCAGTGGCCCTTCTCGGCCTTGGAGGCGCGCTTGCCGCCGTTGGGGTCCACGAAGCCGATCTGGACGGCCTCGTAGCCATCCTTGGCGGAGGTCTTGCGCTGGACGACGACGCAGGGGCCGGCCTGGATGACCGTCACGGGGACGATCTGGCCCTGCTCATTGAAGATCTGGGTCATCCCCAACTTCTTGCCGATGATTCCTTTGGACATGGTCTCTCCCCCCTCTACCTGTTGCCCTGACGGCTGAAGACCTTGATCTCCACGTCGACGCCAGCGGGCAGGTCCAGGCGCATGAGGGTGTCCACGGTGTTCTGGGTCGGATTCAGGATGTCGAGCAGCCGCTTGTGCGTGCGGATCTCGAACTGGTCCCGGCTCTTCTTGTCCACGTGGGGGGAACGGTTCACGGTGTACTTGTTCGTCCGGGTGGGGAGGGGAATGGGCCCCGCCACCGAGGCGCCCGTGCGCTTGGCGGTGTCCACGATCTCACGGGTGCTCTGATCGAGCAGACGGTGGTCGAAGGCACGCAAACGGATGCGGATGTTGTCTTTCATGCTCACTCCATTGGGACGGGAACCGTCCATAGACGTGGGGCGCTGACCGCCCATGTAAATCCGTCCCAACGACAGGGACAGGGCTGATCAGCATAACAAAAGCCGCTGGAAATACAACGGCTATTTTGAGAAGAACGCACGACCACCCGTGGGCGGAAGCGGTTGGATCAAGAGGCCCGGCAACCTTGCGGTTCGGTGGATGGCCTCACCCCCGGAGGGGCTAAAACAATCAACTAAAGGTCTTGCCTTGCTCCAAAAACGAGTAGAGCCCGTTTTTGGAGTGAAGAAGAACTATTTGGCACCCTTCACTTTGGCCACGATCTCCTCGGCCACGTTGCGGGGAGCTTCCTCGTAGTGCGAGAACTGCATGGTGTAGTTGCCGCGGCCCTGGGTCATGCCGCGGAGGGTGGTCGAGTAGGCGAACATCTCGGCCAGGGGCACCTTGGCGGTGACCACCTTGACGCCGGCCCGGTCTTCCATGTTCTCGATGCGGCCACGGCGGCTGTTCAGGTTGCCGATGACGTCACCCATGTAGTCCTCGGGAACCACGACCTCGACGGCCATGATGGGTTCGAGGATCACGGGGGAGGCCTTCTCGCAGCCGTTCTTGAAGCCCATGGAGCCGGCGATCTTGAACGCCATCTCGTTCGAGTCCACATCGTGGTAGCTGCCGTCGTAGATGGTGATCTTGATGTCGACGCAGGGGTAGCCCGCCAGGACGCCGGACTGCATGGCCTCTTGGATGCCCTGGTCGATGGGCTTGATGTATTCCTTGGGGATCACGCCGCCCTTGATGTCGTTGATGAACTCGTAGCCCTTGCCGGCCTCGTTGGGCTCGACATACATCTTCACGTGGCCGTACTGGCCGCGGCCGCCGGACTGACGGACGAACTTGCCTTCGGCATCCACGCGCTTCCGGATGGTCTCGCGGTAGGCCACCATGGGCTTGCCCACGTTGGCTTCCACCTTGAACTCACGCATCATGCGGTCGACGATGATCTCCAGGTGCAGCTCGCCCATGCCGGCGATGATGGTCTGGTTGGTCTCGGGATCGGACTTCACCTTGAAGGTGGGATCTTCCTGGGCCAGGCGGCTCAGGGCCACACCCATCTTCTCCTGGTCGGCCTTGGTCTTGGGCTCGATGGCCACCTGGATCACGGGATCCGGGAAGTCCATGGACTCGAGGATCACGGGGTGGTTCTCGTCGCAGATGGTCTGGCCGGTGAGCACTTCCTTCAGGCCCACGGCGGCGGCGATGTCGCCCGTGCGGACCTCCTCGATGTCCTCGCGCTTGTTGGCGTGCATCTGCAGCAGGCGGCCGATGCGCTCGCGACGGCCCTTGGCGGCGTTGTAGACGCCGGAGCCCGCGGAGAGGACGCCGGAGTAGACGCGGATGAAGGCCAGCGAACCCACGAAGGGATCAGCCATGATCTTGAAGATCAGGGCGGAGAAGGGCTCCTTGTCCTCGGCCTTGCGCTCCGTCTCGTTGCCATCGGCATCCACGCCCTTGATGGCGGCGATGTCGAGGGGCGAGGGCATGTAGCTCACCACCGCGTCGAGCATGGGCTGGACACCCTTGTTCTTGAAGGCGGAGCCGCACATCATCGGCGTGAAGGTGAGGTTGATGCAGCCGGTGCGGATGCCCGTGCGGATCTCGTCCTCGGTCAGCTCTTCGCCGCCGAGGTACTTGTCCATGAGCGCATCGTTGGTCTCGGCGACCATCTCGATCATCTTCTCGCGCCACTCCTTGGCGGTCTCCACGAGGTCCGCGGGGATCTCGCCGTAGATGACCTTGAAGCCCTTGTCGCCCTCGTCGAAGGTGAGGCCCTTCATCATGACGAGATCGACCACGCCCTTGAAATCCTCTTCGGCGCCGATGGGGATCTGGATGGGCATGGGACGCGCCTTCAGGCGGGTCTTCATCATCTCGACCACGCGGAAGAAGTCCGCACCGGGGCGGTCCATCTTGTTCACGAAGGCCATGCGGGGCACGCCGTACTTGTCGGCCTGGCGCCACACGGTCTCGGACTGGGGCTCGACGCCGCCCACCGCGCAGAACACGGCGCAGGCGCCGTCCAGCACGCGCAGGGAGCGCTCCACCTCGGCCGTGAAGTCCACGTGGCCGGGGGTGTCGATGATGTTGATGCGGTGCTCAATGCCCTTCAACTGGCCGGTCTGAGCGGTCCAGGCGGCGGTGATGGCGGCGGAGGTGATGGTGATGCCCCGCTCCTGCTCCTGCACCATCCAGTCGGTGGTCGCAGCGCCTTCGTGCACCTCGCCGATCTTGTGGATCTTGCCGGTGTAGAAGAGGATGCGCTCCGTCGTGGTGGTCTTGCCGGCATCGATGTGCGCCATGATGCCGATGTTCCGGTAGCGCTCGAGGGGGGTCTGACGGGCCACAGCGGCCTCCTGAAAGGATCAAAACGGAATCGGAGTCGGGACTGCTTCAAAGACCTTCGCGGAAGGAGCCGCCCAGGAGGCGGCTCCTTCCGGTCAGATGGGCTGCTACCAGCGGAAGTGGGCGAAGGCCTTGTTGGCCTCGGCCATCTTGTGGACATCGTCCTTCTTCTTGATCGAGGCGCCGCGGAAGTTCATGGCATCCAGGATCTCGCCGGCCAACTTGTCGCGCATGGTGCGCTCGCCGCGGGAGGCGGAGTAGGTCTTCAGCCAGCGCATGGCCAGGGACTGGCGGCGGTTCTGGGGAACCTCCACGGGCACCTGGTAGGTGGCGCCGCCCACACGGCGGGACTTCACTTCCACCGAGGGCTTGATGTTGTTGAGGGCCTTCTGGAAGGCCTCCAGGGCCTCCTCGCCGGACTTCTTGGCGACGATCTCGAGTGCTCCGTAGAGGATGCGCTCGGCGGTGGCCTTCTTGCCCCGCTCCATGAGGATGTTCACGAACTTGGAGACGGTGAGGCTGTTGTAGACGGGATCCGGGAGGATCTCACGCTTGGCGGGTGCATTGCGACGAGCCATGGTCTACCTCCCTACTTCTTCTTGGCCGGCGCGGCGCCAGCCTTGGGGCGCTTGGCGCCGTACTTGGAACGGGACTGGTTGCGGCCGGCGACGCCGGTGGCGTCGAGGGTGCCGCGGACCACGTGGTAGCGCACGCCCGGCAGATCCTTCACGCGGCCGCCGCGGATGAGCACGATGCTGTGCTCCTGCAGGTTGTGGCCCACGCCCGGGATGTAGGTCGTGCACTCGATGCCGTTGGTGAGGCGCACACGGGCCACCTTGCGAAGCGCGGAGTTCGGCTTCTTGGGGGTGGTGGTGAACACGCGGGTGCACACGCCGCGCTTCTGCGGGCAGGCGTCGAGCGCGGGGCTCTTGGTCTTGTTGATGAACGTCTTCCGCCCGAAGCGGATCAGCTGATTGATGGTAGGCACACCATCCTCCTAGGAAGGCACCGGTGGATCCGGGCCTGGGCCCGAGAGGTTCGCCGGGCACGCCGGGGAACGTCGGACGGATGAAATCCTGCGCCGACCCACAGGGCCGGAACCATCTAGGCTATCGGAATGGCCCTGAAAGTCAACGCATCAAGTGTGAATTGAGGCTAAGAGTGCCTAACAAAACCCCCACGGGGTCGCGCGAGGGTCGCCGGGCGAGCGAGGCGAGGAACGCGAGTCAAAGCGTAGCGGGTACTACGCGCGACGAGCGTGACGTGGCATCGCGACGCCCGCCGGCCCTCGCCCGGAGGGAGAAAGCCAGGTGGGCGCCCCGCGGCGTCACGGCCCTTGAACGATGTCCCGCATCGCCCTGCGGGCCCTTCCTTGCGGTGCATCCCACCTGGCTTTCTCGCGGCCTCGTCGGGGTTTTGTTGGGCACTCTAAATCATCCAGCCAGGGGACAGCCGCAGCCCCCGGCGGCGCAGCCGTGGCCCGCCTTGGGCGCCTCGGCCGCCGGGGCCGCGGCGGGCTCGGAGGCCGCGCCCTTGTACCAGCCGGCCCCCGTGAGCGCGAAGGCGGCCACGGACAGCTGCCGCTTCATCCCCTCCTGGGCTCCGCAGCTGGGGCAGCCATGCGTGGTCGGCGCCGACAGGCTCTCCAGCTTCTCTTCGGGCTGGCCACAAGCTTCGCAACGGTATTCGTAGAGGGGCATGGCAGACTTCTCCTGGGAATCGTCC contains these protein-coding regions:
- the rpsL gene encoding 30S ribosomal protein S12 is translated as MPTINQLIRFGRKTFINKTKSPALDACPQKRGVCTRVFTTTPKKPNSALRKVARVRLTNGIECTTYIPGVGHNLQEHSIVLIRGGRVKDLPGVRYHVVRGTLDATGVAGRNQSRSKYGAKRPKAGAAPAKKK
- a CDS encoding FmdB family zinc ribbon protein; translated protein: MPLYEYRCEACGQPEEKLESLSAPTTHGCPSCGAQEGMKRQLSVAAFALTGAGWYKGAASEPAAAPAAEAPKAGHGCAAGGCGCPLAG
- the fusA gene encoding elongation factor G; this translates as MARQTPLERYRNIGIMAHIDAGKTTTTERILFYTGKIHKIGEVHEGAATTDWMVQEQERGITITSAAITAAWTAQTGQLKGIEHRINIIDTPGHVDFTAEVERSLRVLDGACAVFCAVGGVEPQSETVWRQADKYGVPRMAFVNKMDRPGADFFRVVEMMKTRLKARPMPIQIPIGAEEDFKGVVDLVMMKGLTFDEGDKGFKVIYGEIPADLVETAKEWREKMIEMVAETNDALMDKYLGGEELTEDEIRTGIRTGCINLTFTPMMCGSAFKNKGVQPMLDAVVSYMPSPLDIAAIKGVDADGNETERKAEDKEPFSALIFKIMADPFVGSLAFIRVYSGVLSAGSGVYNAAKGRRERIGRLLQMHANKREDIEEVRTGDIAAAVGLKEVLTGQTICDENHPVILESMDFPDPVIQVAIEPKTKADQEKMGVALSRLAQEDPTFKVKSDPETNQTIIAGMGELHLEIIVDRMMREFKVEANVGKPMVAYRETIRKRVDAEGKFVRQSGGRGQYGHVKMYVEPNEAGKGYEFINDIKGGVIPKEYIKPIDQGIQEAMQSGVLAGYPCVDIKITIYDGSYHDVDSNEMAFKIAGSMGFKNGCEKASPVILEPIMAVEVVVPEDYMGDVIGNLNSRRGRIENMEDRAGVKVVTAKVPLAEMFAYSTTLRGMTQGRGNYTMQFSHYEEAPRNVAEEIVAKVKGAK
- the rpsJ gene encoding 30S ribosomal protein S10: MKDNIRIRLRAFDHRLLDQSTREIVDTAKRTGASVAGPIPLPTRTNKYTVNRSPHVDKKSRDQFEIRTHKRLLDILNPTQNTVDTLMRLDLPAGVDVEIKVFSRQGNR
- the rplC gene encoding 50S ribosomal protein L3, translating into MSKGIIGKKLGMTQIFNEQGQIVPVTVIQAGPCVVVQRKTSAKDGYEAVQIGFVDPNGGKRASKAEKGHCEKQGVAPVRVLREIKVDAADASKPGDSVLASAFEAKTKVNVTGISKGKGFAGVIKRHHFAGGRATHGSMFHRAPGSIGQSSYPSRVFPGMKMAGHMGDAQVTVRNLEIAKVDVENNLLLIKGAVPGPKGGYIVIKQEA
- the rpsG gene encoding 30S ribosomal protein S7 — its product is MARRNAPAKREILPDPVYNSLTVSKFVNILMERGKKATAERILYGALEIVAKKSGEEALEAFQKALNNIKPSVEVKSRRVGGATYQVPVEVPQNRRQSLAMRWLKTYSASRGERTMRDKLAGEILDAMNFRGASIKKKDDVHKMAEANKAFAHFRW
- the rplD gene encoding 50S ribosomal protein L4; protein product: MAAFQHPVVNLENKPAGTVDLLPEVFKLEDLNQHLIWEAVRHFLAKRRSGTAKTKDKWEVSGSGKKLWKQKGTGRARVGSIRSPLWKGGGTTHGPHPRSYDYAFPKKARRAALRNALSAKLASGQMLVVENWDVASHKTKSLVQTLGKLGVTGSALLVGTEASEKLTLAAGNNPKLQTVESLGVNVYELLKYDQVIFSKEAVLALQEVVKP